The proteins below come from a single Cylindrospermopsis raciborskii Cr2010 genomic window:
- a CDS encoding MFS transporter: MMQSSDLDRNNQPLSPKVKHKNRVKSYQDNHQQRSVKGFSMEKTKTSDLPKSPPTNSDLPLEVNPINGSVETIHEKEKAVLEETPPQLDLEDKDGSGSDLKASNKHEKEGFFPVLKNRNFLALWGGQIFCQLADKVYLVLMIALINSEFQQRGQSISGWVSALMMIFTIPAVLFGSVAGVFVDRWSKKAVLVASNIWRGVLVIAIPFLIWLTHDWHPIGALPVGFLMILLVTFLVSTFTQFFAPAEQATIPLVVEEQYLLSANSLYTTTMMASVIIGFAVGEPVLVLADSLWAKFGGPGGLGKEILVGGSYGVAGIILLLIQTKEKPHPPETEFPHLLSDLWDGLNYLKSNRSIRNAMLQLTILFSVFAALTVLAVRMAEIIPNLKASQFGFLLAAGGVGIAAGATIVGQFGRSFTYGQLSLWGSLGMSGSLIGLAIFTNQLWPVLLFIALLGVFGALVGIPMQTTIQTETPAEMRGKVFGLQNNVINIALTLPLALAGIAENFIGLRSVFLLLSVIVFGGGIITWYNSSNH; the protein is encoded by the coding sequence ATGATGCAATCGTCTGATTTAGATAGAAACAACCAGCCCTTATCACCCAAAGTTAAACACAAGAATAGGGTGAAATCATACCAAGATAATCACCAGCAAAGATCCGTGAAGGGATTTTCCATGGAAAAAACCAAGACAAGTGATTTACCAAAATCACCTCCCACCAACTCGGATCTTCCTCTGGAGGTAAATCCTATTAATGGATCTGTTGAGACCATTCATGAAAAAGAAAAAGCAGTTTTAGAAGAGACACCACCACAACTAGACCTAGAAGATAAAGACGGTTCTGGATCAGATCTAAAAGCTAGTAATAAGCATGAAAAAGAAGGATTTTTCCCAGTATTAAAAAATCGCAATTTTCTAGCACTTTGGGGGGGACAAATCTTTTGTCAATTAGCTGACAAAGTATATCTAGTTCTCATGATTGCCTTAATCAACAGTGAGTTTCAACAAAGGGGTCAAAGTATTAGTGGTTGGGTTTCAGCCCTAATGATGATTTTTACCATTCCCGCAGTCTTGTTTGGTTCTGTTGCTGGCGTATTTGTAGACCGCTGGTCAAAAAAAGCTGTACTAGTAGCATCTAATATTTGGCGTGGTGTTCTAGTTATTGCCATTCCCTTTTTAATCTGGTTAACTCATGATTGGCATCCTATAGGCGCTTTGCCAGTAGGTTTTTTAATGATTTTACTGGTAACCTTTTTAGTTTCTACCTTCACCCAATTTTTTGCCCCTGCAGAACAGGCCACTATTCCTCTGGTGGTGGAAGAACAATATTTACTCTCTGCCAATTCCCTGTACACAACTACAATGATGGCATCGGTAATTATTGGTTTTGCAGTAGGTGAACCAGTTTTAGTTTTAGCTGATAGTCTCTGGGCAAAATTCGGTGGTCCTGGTGGACTGGGCAAGGAAATTTTAGTTGGCGGTAGTTATGGTGTTGCTGGTATTATTTTACTCCTAATTCAAACTAAGGAAAAACCTCATCCTCCAGAAACAGAATTTCCTCATCTTTTATCTGACTTGTGGGATGGTTTGAACTACCTCAAGTCCAATCGCAGCATTAGAAATGCCATGCTACAGTTAACCATATTATTTTCCGTATTTGCAGCGCTTACTGTTTTAGCAGTTCGCATGGCAGAAATTATCCCCAATTTAAAGGCCTCCCAATTTGGTTTTTTACTAGCCGCAGGTGGTGTGGGTATTGCTGCTGGTGCTACAATTGTGGGACAGTTCGGTCGCAGTTTTACTTATGGACAGTTGAGTTTGTGGGGTTCCTTGGGAATGTCGGGATCTTTGATTGGTCTTGCTATCTTCACAAACCAACTATGGCCCGTACTGCTATTTATAGCATTGCTAGGTGTTTTTGGGGCTTTGGTCGGTATTCCCATGCAAACGACTATTCAAACCGAAACCCCAGCAGAAATGCGTGGTAAAGTGTTTGGACTGCAAAATAACGTGATTAACATTGCTCTAACCCTACCTCTAGCTTTAGCTGGTATAGCGGAGAATTTTATTGGGTTAAGGTCAGTTTTTTTGCTTTTATCCGTCATTGTATTTGGCGGAGGAATAATTACCTGGTATAATTCAAGCAATCATTAG
- the recO gene encoding DNA repair protein RecO: MNGSYHVRGINLKSQFLGESDKILTVLTRELGLIKAIAPGSRKYQSSLNGRSGIFTVNELLISLGKSNPTQTSNLYKINQAQTLKTYPGLTKSLGKLAASQYLAEIALHQALEEHTQVELYDLLNQHLDTLDSLPPIPQIAIVAHLAKGVFDMLKLAGISPQIKVCCLTQKPLIPDLSNPKWQAGFSTTAGGTICLQTWENFKKQENFHEPKIPENDFERVLHHQELPKISRRLGAKELMMLQYLSQPGIIQIDSAYDDSWLSVEQILRHYTQYHLGFPIRSATLIDSYFAPNHDAIV, translated from the coding sequence ATGAACGGGAGTTATCACGTAAGGGGAATCAATCTCAAAAGCCAGTTTCTAGGTGAGTCGGATAAAATACTCACCGTGTTAACCAGGGAGTTGGGCCTAATTAAGGCGATCGCCCCTGGTTCCAGAAAGTACCAATCCAGCCTAAATGGTAGAAGTGGAATATTCACAGTGAATGAATTGTTGATTTCCCTTGGCAAATCTAACCCTACTCAAACATCAAACCTTTATAAGATTAACCAAGCACAGACCCTCAAGACCTATCCTGGACTCACCAAAAGTTTAGGAAAACTGGCAGCGAGTCAATACCTAGCAGAAATTGCCCTCCATCAAGCATTGGAGGAGCATACCCAAGTAGAGCTATATGACCTATTAAATCAACATCTGGACACCTTAGATTCCCTCCCCCCAATTCCCCAGATTGCCATAGTAGCACATTTAGCTAAGGGAGTCTTTGATATGTTAAAATTAGCTGGAATAAGCCCACAGATCAAAGTGTGCTGTTTAACCCAAAAACCCTTAATACCGGATTTAAGCAATCCAAAATGGCAAGCTGGTTTCAGTACAACAGCGGGGGGAACAATTTGCCTACAAACCTGGGAAAACTTCAAAAAACAGGAAAACTTTCATGAGCCAAAAATCCCAGAAAATGACTTTGAAAGGGTTTTGCACCACCAAGAGTTACCAAAAATTTCCCGTCGATTGGGAGCAAAAGAATTAATGATGCTCCAATATTTATCCCAACCAGGGATAATACAAATAGATTCAGCCTATGATGATAGCTGGTTATCTGTTGAGCAGATCTTGCGCCATTATACTCAGTACCACCTGGGTTTTCCTATTCGCTCTGCTACGTTGATAGATTCCTATTTTGCTCCCAACCATGATGCAATCGTCTGA
- the deoC gene encoding deoxyribose-phosphate aldolase yields the protein MTTDYPKIDIAPFIDHSLLLPTTTEPQVEKWCEDAYRFNFAAVCIHPSHVKQAAELLHNKKPQVCTVIGFPTGLTTSTVKLYEAQEAVENGATELDLMINLGWLKIGKTEQLHREIATICEETGKPVKVILETSLLTDTEKKVAAEIAMDAGAAFLKTSTGWNGGATVKDVEFLKQITKERVGIKASGGIRTHQDAIDLIMAGATRLGTSRGIDLLHQRLDTEKSQG from the coding sequence ATGACAACAGACTACCCAAAAATTGATATTGCCCCATTTATTGATCACTCCCTGCTTTTACCTACCACAACAGAACCCCAGGTAGAAAAGTGGTGTGAGGATGCGTATAGATTTAACTTTGCTGCAGTTTGTATTCACCCATCCCATGTTAAGCAAGCGGCGGAGCTATTACACAACAAAAAGCCACAAGTATGTACTGTAATTGGATTCCCCACAGGGTTGACCACCTCAACAGTCAAATTATATGAAGCACAGGAGGCGGTAGAAAATGGTGCCACGGAGTTGGATTTAATGATTAACTTAGGCTGGTTAAAAATCGGCAAGACTGAGCAATTACACCGAGAAATTGCCACAATTTGCGAAGAAACTGGGAAACCAGTCAAAGTAATTTTAGAAACCAGTTTACTGACAGATACAGAAAAAAAAGTGGCTGCTGAAATAGCTATGGATGCGGGTGCTGCATTTTTAAAAACTAGTACGGGTTGGAATGGTGGAGCAACAGTGAAAGACGTGGAGTTTTTAAAACAAATAACAAAAGAAAGGGTGGGAATAAAAGCTTCTGGAGGAATTCGTACCCACCAAGACGCCATAGATCTAATTATGGCCGGTGCAACCAGACTGGGTACATCTCGTGGAATAGACTTACTCCATCAGCGCCTGGATACAGAAAAATCACAGGGGTAA
- the nblB gene encoding phycobilisome degradation protein NblB: protein MAHISYKTVKELLISENLGDRLRGVNQIRELEPAQGLELLQIAIKDQNSRVRYCAVSQLDTLGTEDLDFSLNILRELLNDPEADVQAAAADCLGALKLQVAFPDLEKLYHETPEWVVKFSIIATLGSLGDPRGVDLLKKALESDNGLVQSAAISSLGELGNPDAVTILAPYTENPDWQVRHRLVHALANLGGKEARKVLEVLATDSVEAVAKEAEDVLRHKIEVES, encoded by the coding sequence ATGGCTCACATATCTTATAAAACGGTTAAAGAACTACTCATTTCTGAAAATTTAGGCGATCGCCTTCGTGGTGTGAATCAAATTCGGGAATTGGAACCCGCACAGGGTTTAGAATTATTACAAATTGCCATTAAAGATCAAAATTCGAGAGTGCGTTATTGTGCTGTAAGTCAATTAGACACCTTAGGGACGGAGGATTTAGATTTTTCCCTAAATATTTTAAGAGAGTTGCTAAATGATCCTGAAGCGGATGTACAAGCAGCAGCAGCTGATTGTTTGGGGGCGCTAAAACTACAAGTAGCCTTTCCCGATTTAGAAAAGCTTTACCATGAGACCCCAGAATGGGTAGTAAAATTCAGCATAATTGCCACCCTTGGATCCCTGGGAGATCCAAGGGGAGTAGATTTGCTCAAAAAAGCTCTGGAATCAGATAATGGTTTAGTCCAAAGTGCGGCCATTAGTTCCCTAGGTGAATTGGGTAACCCAGATGCAGTAACTATTCTAGCTCCCTATACTGAAAACCCAGATTGGCAAGTACGTCATCGCTTAGTTCATGCTTTAGCCAATTTAGGTGGAAAAGAGGCTAGGAAAGTTCTAGAAGTGTTGGCTACTGACTCAGTAGAAGCAGTTGCAAAAGAAGCCGAGGATGTTCTTAGGCACAAAATTGAGGTAGAATCGTGA
- a CDS encoding quinone-dependent dihydroorotate dehydrogenase, translated as MDIYKAVILPLLFNLVKADPEWLHHGLISGIDWFLQPSHPHRARWLKSFVGDSLCVHDNRLKQNLFGLNFPNPLGLAAGFDKDGMGSHLWSMFGFGLAELGTVTYHGQPGNPQPRLFRLPMDLAALNRMGFNNSGAAAMAARLTLLYQQQLPAIPIGINLGKSKITPLEAAATDYLQSFRLLNSLGDYFVVNVSSPNTPGLRSLQDRPMLSQILEVIQTENSTQNQPKPLFVKIAPDLEWEAIVDIINLAKTYKLAGIIATNTTISREGLKTQVIEKTGNPPQAEPGGISGLPLRQPSTEIIRFIYKQSQGQIPIIGVGGIFTAEDAWEKITAGASLIQVYTGWIYEGPMMASRVLTGLLAKLQNHGLGSIGDAVGINS; from the coding sequence TTGGATATTTATAAGGCAGTAATTCTTCCCCTCTTATTTAATCTAGTAAAAGCAGATCCAGAGTGGCTGCATCATGGACTAATAAGTGGCATAGATTGGTTTCTACAACCTTCCCATCCTCATCGTGCTAGATGGTTGAAATCTTTTGTCGGGGATTCTTTATGTGTCCATGACAATAGGTTAAAACAGAACCTATTCGGTTTGAATTTTCCTAACCCGCTGGGTTTGGCCGCAGGATTTGATAAAGATGGTATGGGATCTCACCTTTGGTCTATGTTCGGTTTTGGCTTAGCTGAGTTAGGTACTGTCACTTATCACGGACAACCAGGAAACCCCCAACCTCGTTTGTTTCGTTTACCCATGGACCTAGCAGCTCTTAACCGTATGGGCTTCAATAATTCCGGTGCTGCTGCTATGGCTGCAAGACTAACTTTGCTTTATCAACAACAGCTACCTGCCATACCTATAGGCATAAACCTCGGTAAATCTAAAATCACCCCCTTAGAAGCAGCAGCAACAGACTACCTACAAAGTTTTCGGTTGCTAAATAGCTTAGGTGATTATTTTGTGGTCAACGTTTCTTCTCCTAATACTCCAGGACTGCGATCGCTTCAGGATAGACCCATGCTCAGTCAAATATTGGAGGTCATTCAAACAGAAAACAGTACGCAAAACCAACCCAAGCCATTATTTGTCAAAATAGCACCTGACCTGGAATGGGAAGCAATAGTAGACATTATTAATCTTGCCAAAACCTATAAACTAGCAGGGATTATTGCCACTAACACTACTATTAGTCGTGAAGGACTAAAAACCCAGGTGATAGAAAAAACTGGTAACCCACCCCAAGCAGAACCTGGAGGAATTAGCGGATTGCCATTACGTCAACCCTCCACAGAAATTATACGTTTTATTTATAAACAAAGCCAGGGTCAAATACCAATTATTGGTGTGGGAGGGATTTTTACCGCAGAGGACGCCTGGGAAAAAATTACAGCAGGTGCAAGTTTAATCCAAGTTTACACTGGATGGATTTATGAGGGACCAATGATGGCAAGCCGAGTCTTGACAGGATTATTAGCAAAACTGCAAAATCACGGCTTGGGTTCCATTGGTGATGCGGTGGGAATCAATAGTTAA
- a CDS encoding DUF2256 domain-containing protein, with amino-acid sequence MGRKLSKSHLPEKICPVCQLPFTWRKKWQDCWEDVKYCSERCRRRRSQTT; translated from the coding sequence ATGGGGCGTAAACTTTCTAAATCTCACCTACCTGAAAAAATTTGCCCTGTATGTCAACTACCCTTCACTTGGAGGAAGAAATGGCAAGATTGTTGGGAAGATGTGAAATACTGTTCAGAACGCTGTCGTCGACGTCGTTCTCAAACTACGTAA
- a CDS encoding isoaspartyl peptidase/L-asparaginase → MSLSTQNQVQPKLIIHGGAGSSLQSKGGLASVRRSLHNVIEDVYSMLLSGVSASEAVVRGCQLLEDDPRFNAGTGSVLQSDGQIRMSASFMNGTSGKFSGVINVSRVKNPIEMALFLQQSPDRVLSDHGSLELARELQVPSYNALTDLRLKEWIQEREDKFKRTMAGVVAEPETPDPEAGRGTIGVVALDTFGQLAAGTSTGGKGFERIGRVSDSAMPAGNYATKHAAISCTGIGEDIIDECLAAKIAVRVGDGMSLKEAMWRSFTEASKNQRDLGAIALDSTGNISYGKTSEILLAAYHNGQSIGDTLEWNDGELVGID, encoded by the coding sequence ATGTCTTTATCAACACAAAATCAAGTACAACCTAAACTGATTATTCATGGTGGAGCAGGTAGTTCCCTCCAAAGTAAAGGAGGATTGGCCAGCGTCAGGCGATCGCTCCATAACGTCATAGAAGACGTATACTCAATGCTACTCTCTGGTGTATCTGCCAGCGAAGCAGTGGTTAGGGGGTGTCAACTCCTGGAAGACGATCCTCGTTTTAATGCTGGCACAGGTTCAGTCTTACAATCCGATGGTCAAATTCGCATGAGTGCTTCTTTTATGAATGGCACATCTGGCAAATTTAGTGGAGTAATTAACGTTTCTCGGGTGAAAAACCCGATTGAAATGGCCCTATTTCTACAACAGTCTCCTGACCGGGTATTGTCCGATCATGGTTCCCTGGAGTTGGCACGAGAGTTACAAGTTCCAAGTTATAATGCTTTGACAGATTTACGACTCAAAGAATGGATACAAGAAAGAGAAGACAAATTTAAGAGAACTATGGCTGGAGTAGTTGCCGAACCGGAAACCCCAGATCCTGAAGCTGGGAGGGGAACCATTGGCGTAGTAGCTTTAGATACCTTTGGGCAGTTGGCTGCAGGCACTTCCACTGGTGGTAAAGGCTTTGAACGCATTGGTAGAGTCAGTGATTCTGCTATGCCAGCAGGTAACTATGCTACTAAACATGCAGCAATAAGTTGTACAGGTATTGGAGAAGATATCATTGACGAGTGTTTAGCCGCCAAAATTGCGGTTCGTGTTGGTGATGGAATGTCTTTAAAGGAAGCGATGTGGCGTTCCTTTACCGAAGCCAGTAAAAACCAAAGAGACTTAGGTGCGATCGCCCTAGATTCCACGGGAAACATATCCTATGGTAAGACCAGTGAAATACTATTGGCAGCTTATCACAATGGTCAGAGCATTGGTGATACCCTAGAATGGAATGATGGAGAACTAGTTGGAATAGATTAG
- the rseP gene encoding RIP metalloprotease RseP gives MSVLAAIAVLATLILVHELGHFIAARSQGIYANRFSLGFGPILLKYQGSQTEYTIRAFPLGGFVGFPDDDPDSTIPPNDPNLLRNRPILDRAIVISAGVMANLVFAYLVLALQLGVVGIPKEFQYQPGVLIKPINEQSIAYQSGIREGDIVISVNGRELVAGKDSTLYLTREIQNHPRQPIDLQLQRQDQEIALQITPGENPEGKGLVGVELAPNGKAIYERPQNPIQIFTVAGERFQQLFVGTIKGFGQLITNFQQTASQVSGPVNIVKIGAKLAADNSANLLSFAAIISINLAVINILPLPALDGGQLFFLLIEGLFGKPLPMKIQEGVMQTGLVVLLGLGIFLIFKETLQLSFIQQIFQKM, from the coding sequence ATGTCAGTTTTAGCAGCGATAGCAGTTTTGGCGACCCTTATCTTAGTACATGAGTTGGGACATTTCATAGCAGCTAGATCCCAAGGGATTTATGCCAATCGTTTTTCCCTGGGTTTTGGTCCTATTTTGTTGAAATATCAAGGATCACAAACAGAATACACAATTCGTGCTTTCCCCCTGGGTGGTTTTGTGGGTTTCCCCGATGATGATCCTGATAGCACAATTCCCCCCAACGATCCCAACCTATTGCGAAATCGTCCTATTCTAGATCGAGCAATTGTCATTAGTGCTGGCGTGATGGCAAATCTGGTGTTTGCTTATTTAGTCCTTGCTTTGCAGTTAGGTGTTGTAGGTATACCAAAGGAATTTCAATATCAACCTGGAGTTTTAATCAAACCAATTAACGAGCAATCAATAGCTTACCAGTCTGGTATTAGAGAAGGTGATATTGTTATTAGCGTTAATGGACGTGAATTAGTGGCTGGTAAAGATTCCACCCTATATCTAACACGGGAAATTCAAAACCATCCCCGTCAACCAATTGATTTGCAACTCCAACGTCAAGACCAGGAAATTGCCCTACAAATCACCCCTGGGGAAAATCCAGAAGGGAAAGGATTAGTAGGTGTGGAACTTGCGCCCAATGGTAAAGCTATTTACGAGCGTCCTCAAAATCCCATCCAGATTTTTACTGTTGCAGGAGAGAGATTCCAGCAGTTATTTGTTGGCACAATTAAAGGATTTGGACAACTGATCACTAACTTTCAACAAACCGCCAGTCAGGTGTCGGGTCCGGTCAATATCGTCAAAATTGGTGCTAAATTAGCAGCAGATAATAGTGCAAATCTCCTTTCATTTGCAGCTATAATTAGTATTAACTTAGCAGTTATCAACATCTTACCATTACCAGCTCTGGATGGTGGACAATTGTTTTTTCTGTTGATTGAAGGTCTATTTGGTAAACCCCTACCTATGAAAATTCAAGAGGGAGTTATGCAAACTGGACTAGTGGTGTTACTAGGACTGGGAATTTTCTTGATTTTTAAAGAAACTCTCCAGTTAAGTTTTATCCAACAAATATTTCAGAAAATGTAA
- the nth gene encoding endonuclease III, with amino-acid sequence MGNKKISKLSKRGLALEILSRLYRLYPDATCSLNYQTPVQLLVATILSAQCTDERVNKVTPDLFGRFPDVQSLAEADVLELEKLVHSTGFYRNKAKNIKSACMMIVSDFNSIVPNKMEELLKLPGVARKTANVVLAHAYGINAGVTVDTHVKRLTQRLGLTASTEPISIEKDLMELLPQPEWENWSIRLIYHGRAVCKARSPSCENCDLVDVCAKKL; translated from the coding sequence ATGGGTAATAAAAAAATCTCCAAACTATCTAAAAGGGGACTAGCTTTAGAAATTCTCTCTCGTCTTTATCGTCTTTATCCTGATGCAACCTGTTCTCTAAACTATCAAACCCCAGTCCAACTTTTGGTGGCCACTATTCTTTCCGCACAATGCACGGATGAAAGAGTTAATAAGGTAACCCCAGATTTATTTGGTCGCTTTCCCGATGTCCAAAGTTTAGCAGAAGCAGATGTATTAGAATTAGAGAAATTAGTTCATTCTACTGGTTTCTATCGCAACAAAGCCAAAAACATTAAATCCGCGTGTATGATGATAGTGAGTGATTTTAACTCAATTGTTCCAAATAAGATGGAGGAACTATTAAAACTACCCGGGGTAGCAAGAAAAACGGCAAATGTGGTCTTAGCTCATGCTTATGGTATTAATGCGGGGGTGACGGTGGATACCCACGTTAAAAGATTAACTCAACGGTTAGGTCTAACAGCAAGTACCGAACCAATTAGCATAGAGAAAGATTTAATGGAACTACTACCCCAACCGGAATGGGAAAACTGGTCAATAAGATTAATATATCATGGTCGTGCAGTTTGTAAAGCTAGATCTCCCAGTTGTGAAAATTGCGATTTAGTTGATGTATGTGCTAAAAAACTTTAA
- a CDS encoding YifB family Mg chelatase-like AAA ATPase, producing the protein MLSRVWSASIVGIDAVKVGVEVDISGGGLPGIIILGLPDSAIQESKERVKATLRNAGFNVPVRKIVINLTPADLRKEGPAFDVPISIGILAASEQVNLDLLGEFLFLGEVSLDGTLLPVTGVLPIAAAAEKLGISSLVVPMENTQEAAVVEGLNVYGCTNILQVVDLLNNIKNHKKVSLKPTQESLLSTSSNSADLQDVKGQSHARRALEIAAAGGHNLIFVGPPGSGKTMLARSLPGILPPLEFSESLEVTRIHSVAGLLKNRGSLVYERPFRSPHHSASGPSLVGGGSFPRPGEISLSHRGVLFLDELTEFKRDVLEFLRQPLEDGYVTISRTRQSVVFPALFTLVASTNPCPCGYYGDAVQPCTCSPRQREQYWAKLSGPLMDRIDLQVAVNRLKPEEITRETRGESSKIVRERVQKVRAIANLRFQSEPHVKSNAHMQSRHLQKWCKLDDTSRKLLESAITRLGLSARASDRILKVARTIADLADEENLKSQHVAEAIQYRTIDRMQ; encoded by the coding sequence ATGCTATCTAGAGTCTGGAGTGCATCCATTGTTGGTATAGACGCTGTGAAAGTAGGCGTGGAAGTGGACATTTCTGGTGGAGGATTACCAGGAATTATCATTTTAGGTTTACCCGATTCAGCAATTCAAGAGTCTAAGGAACGGGTAAAAGCAACCTTGAGAAATGCAGGTTTTAACGTTCCTGTACGTAAAATAGTGATCAATCTGACTCCCGCAGATCTTAGGAAAGAAGGACCTGCTTTTGACGTACCTATTAGTATAGGAATTTTGGCCGCATCAGAACAAGTCAATCTTGATTTATTGGGAGAATTTTTATTCTTAGGCGAGGTTTCCCTAGATGGTACACTCCTACCCGTTACAGGAGTTTTACCCATTGCAGCTGCTGCTGAAAAATTGGGGATTAGTAGTTTAGTAGTACCCATGGAAAATACTCAAGAAGCAGCAGTAGTAGAGGGTTTAAATGTTTACGGTTGCACTAACATTTTACAAGTGGTGGATTTATTAAATAACATCAAAAACCACAAGAAGGTAAGTTTAAAACCCACCCAGGAAAGTCTATTATCTACATCTTCTAACTCGGCGGATTTGCAGGATGTTAAGGGTCAATCCCACGCCCGGAGAGCATTAGAAATCGCCGCTGCAGGGGGACACAATTTGATTTTTGTCGGTCCCCCCGGGAGTGGAAAAACAATGTTGGCCAGAAGCTTACCAGGGATTTTGCCACCATTGGAATTTTCTGAATCTTTGGAAGTGACTCGCATTCATTCTGTTGCTGGTTTATTGAAAAACCGTGGTTCATTAGTGTACGAGCGTCCTTTTCGCAGTCCTCACCACTCCGCTTCCGGTCCATCCCTAGTGGGAGGTGGTAGTTTTCCTCGCCCCGGAGAAATTTCACTGTCCCATAGAGGTGTGCTTTTTTTAGATGAATTAACAGAATTTAAAAGGGATGTTTTGGAATTTTTGAGACAACCTTTAGAAGATGGATATGTAACTATTTCTCGCACTCGTCAATCAGTAGTTTTTCCAGCACTATTTACTTTGGTTGCTAGTACCAATCCCTGTCCTTGTGGATATTATGGTGATGCAGTCCAACCATGCACTTGCTCCCCCCGACAACGAGAACAATATTGGGCAAAGTTGTCGGGTCCATTAATGGATAGAATTGATTTACAGGTAGCAGTAAACCGGTTGAAACCAGAGGAAATTACTCGCGAAACCAGGGGAGAATCCTCCAAAATTGTCAGAGAAAGAGTGCAAAAAGTCAGAGCTATTGCTAACCTTCGTTTTCAGTCTGAACCCCATGTTAAATCCAATGCTCACATGCAAAGTCGTCATCTACAAAAATGGTGCAAGTTAGATGATACAAGTCGTAAGCTGTTAGAAAGTGCAATTACACGACTAGGACTTTCCGCACGGGCGAGCGATCGCATTCTTAAAGTAGCACGGACTATTGCGGATTTAGCAGATGAGGAAAACTTAAAGTCTCAACACGTCGCAGAGGCAATTCAATATAGAACTATAGATAGAATGCAGTAG
- a CDS encoding histidine triad nucleotide-binding protein has translation MTLTPDTIFGKIIRREIPANIVYEDELALAFTDVNPQAPTHILVIPKKPIVNLATAQAEDQLLLGHLLLTVQKVAQIAGLEQGYRVVMNTGQDGGQTVYHLHIHILGGRSLSWPPG, from the coding sequence ATGACTTTAACTCCAGACACCATTTTCGGTAAAATCATCCGTCGGGAAATACCCGCCAACATAGTTTATGAGGATGAATTGGCTTTAGCATTTACAGATGTTAACCCCCAAGCACCCACTCACATTCTGGTCATACCCAAGAAACCCATAGTCAATCTAGCTACTGCACAAGCGGAAGACCAGCTGTTGTTGGGACACTTATTATTAACCGTACAAAAAGTCGCCCAAATAGCGGGTCTTGAACAGGGTTATCGCGTAGTTATGAATACAGGACAGGATGGAGGACAAACAGTCTATCACCTGCACATACACATCCTGGGGGGAAGGTCCTTGTCCTGGCCTCCAGGTTGA